The Clarias gariepinus isolate MV-2021 ecotype Netherlands chromosome 4, CGAR_prim_01v2, whole genome shotgun sequence genome window below encodes:
- the fam189b gene encoding protein ENTREP3, with protein MPSPSDSSSAASLSGSRAFSGSRRSTSGRARASARVLLYLGLCHLALGAMVLAFSFTSLAFSASARVRQSCPFWAGFFVVASGIVGVISWRRPFTLVVSLFMLLSAVCVILSLAGSMLSCQNAQMVKSYLTCQVEHGLCVCCDPKQSCSLMEDETLVLYLHADCHSVRHQLKDLLFSACGLSILSTIICTLSTVTCSIHIFSLDLLHLLAPHRTRSVNPECTTPQDAFLTNMMDFEEFVPPIPPPPYYPPEYTCSSETDAQSITYNGSMESPVPLYPTDCPPPYEAVMGQRDPSQPTHAGEHSAERGTSVAFSGEVSGDSGSLLMSEIVDIPDDSSPSEDSCVLEVAFAVRTRPRGVSEGGEGIDYNISPAARCCFRGERSNSCSSPSTYNTSTFRSPVMRRQALLAYSCSQLEMLGGAASTRCSVPEILVCPCTSSRRGSSSDSTNPRAWPSSGVTLPVPCAHRRCGRDGRDSEGLPPLLRSHSDPGLSSSTDTGEFTGSVGSKGVGEGGSHTSSDTGRSSACLLLRRSLLVSSGTLPSKGSLKCATEQLPSKQPLASSLRVHKGCTRSLGDLKVTRVLVQRLLQRSKRNLAPASEHTGSCGQRPKSKVGKDGSLPIDQVLRASWGASRGQQYQQRSHHYRRGHYHSHSEGYPVIRHSSPDPARTEGIHLRSCGDLSSMSAVSLHRLHHPAHASSGVLRFDTQL; from the exons ATGCCGTCACCGTCCGACTCGAGCAGCGCGGCATCGCTCTCGGGCTCGCGCGCCTTCTCGGGGAGCCGCCGAAGCACTTCCGGCAGGGCGAGGGCGAGCGCGCGCGTGCTGCTCTACCTGGGCCTGTGTCACCTCGCGCTCGGCGCCATGGTGCTCGCGTTCAGCTTCACGAGCCTGGCATTCAGCGCGTCTGCCCGCGTGCGACAGTCCTGTCCTTTCTGGGCTGGTTTCTTc GTCGTGGCTTCTGGAATAGTAGGAGTGATATCTTGGAGGAGACCCTTCACCCTGGTG GTGTCACTGTTCATGCTGCTGTCTGCCGTGTGTGTGATTCTCAGCCTGGCTGGCTCCATGCTCTCCTGTCAGAATGCACAGATGGTGAAATCGTACCTCACCTGCCAG GTGGAgcatggtctgtgtgtgtgttgtgaccCAAAACAGTCCTGCTCTCTGATGGAGGATGAGACTTTAGTGCTGTACCTGCATGCTGACTGCCATTCAGTACGGCACCAGCTCaag gaccTGCTGTTTAGTGCCTGTGGGCTTAGCATACTCTCTACCATCATTTGCACTTTGTCAACAGTCACCTGTAGCATCCATATTTTTTCACTTGACTTGCTTCATCTG CTGGCTCCTCACCGAACGCGCTCTGTTAACCCAGAATGCACCACTCCCCAGGATGCCTTTCTCACCAATATGATGGACTTTGAAGAGTTTGTCCCACCCATCCCTCCGCCTCCCTACTACCCCCCTGAATACACCTGCAGCTCTGAGACTGATGCTCAGAG CATCACATATAATGGCTCAATGGAGAGTCCTGTGCCTCTCTACCCTACGGATTGTCCTCCTCCGTATGAAGCAGTCATGGGGCAAAGGGACCCCAGCCAG CCCACCCACGCTGGCGAGCATTCTGCTGAGAGAGGAACCTCTGTGGCTTTCAGTGGTGAAG TGTCCGGTGACAGTGGCTCTCTGCTGATGTCTGAGATTGTAGACATTCCAGATGACAGTTCTCCATCAGAGGACTCGTGTGTGCTGGAGGTGGCATTTGCAGTCCGGACACGGCCACGAGGGGTCAGCGAGGGAGGGGAGGGCATCGATTATAACATCTCACCTGCGGCTCGCTGCTGTTTTAGAGGCGAGAGGTCCAACTCCTGCTCCTCTCCCAGCACCTACAACACGTCCACCTTTAG GTCTCCTGTAATGCGACGTCAGGCTCTGCTGGCCTACAGTTGTTCTCAGTTAGAGATGCTAGGTGGTGCTGCCTCCACACGCTGCTCAGTCCCAGAAATCCTGGTCTGCCCGTGTACTTCATCTCGACGGGGCTCTTCCTCTGATTCAACCAATCCGCGAGCTTGGCCCTCCTCAGGCGTCACTCTCCCAGTCCCTTGCGCTCATCGGCGATGTGGCCGGGATGGTAGGGACAGCGAAGGCCTTCCTCCTTTGCTGAGGTCACACAGTGACCCGGGACTGAGCTCCTCTACTGATACAG GTGAATTTACTGGCTCAGTAGGCAGCAAAGGAGTGGGTGAGGGTGGCTCTCATACCTCATCAGACACAG GGCGATCATCAGCTTGTCTGCTGCTGCGGCGATCTCTTCTGGTGTCTTCTGGTACGCTGCCCAGTAAGGGAAGCCTGAAGTGTGCCACAGAGCAGCTACCCTCCAAACAGCCGCTGGCCAGCTCTCTGCGTGTCCACAAAGGCTGCACACGATCTTTGGGAGACCTTAAG GTGACAAGAGTGCTGGTGCAGCGCCTACTACAGAGGTCTAAAAGAAATCTAGCTCCTGCCTCAGAGCACACTGGGAGCTGTGGTCAGAGACCCAAAAGCAAAGTGGGAAAGGACGGAAGCCTCCCGATCGATCAG GTCTTGCGTGCCTCTTGGGGTGCCAGCAGAGGGCAGCAATACCAGCAGCGTTCGCACCACTATCGCCGTGGGCACTACCATTCTCACAGCGAGGGCTACCCTGTCATTCGTCACAGCAGTCCTGACCCTGCGAGGACAGAAGGCATCCACCTGCGCAGCTGTGGCGACCTGAGCTCCATGTCAGCCGTGTCACTGCACCGGCTTCACCATCCTGCGCATGCCTCATCCGGAGTGCTGCGATTCGACACCCAGCTCTGA
- the rab13 gene encoding ras-related protein Rab-13 — protein sequence MAKKYDFLFKLLLIGDSGVGKTCLIIRFAEDNFNSTYISTIGIDFKVKTIEVEGKKVKLQVWDTAGQERFKTITTAYYRGAMGIILVYDITDEKSFENIQNWMKSIKENASAGVSRMLLGNKCDIEAKRKVSKEMGAKLAKDDGIRFFETSAKSSINVEESFTALARDILTKYSTKQGLSGREVKLTSTTPGKKSSKCLLL from the exons ATGGCAAAGAAATACGACTTCCTCTTCAAACTGCTGCTGATTGGTGACAGCGGGGTGGGAAAAACATGCCTGATCATCAGATTTGCCGAGGATAACTTTAACTCGACCTACATATCTACTATCG GTATCGACTTTAAAGTGAAGACCATCGAGGTTGAAGGGAAGAAAGTCAAGTTGCAAGTCTG ggaCACAGCGGGGCAGGAGAGATTTAAGACCATCACTACAGCTTATTACAGAGGAGCTATG GGTATCATCCTTGTGTATGATATTACTGATGAGAAATCCTTCGAGAACATTCAAAACTGGATGAAGAGTATCAAAGAG AATGCATCAGCAGGAGTAAGTCGAATGCTGCTGGGAAACAAGTGTGACATCGAAGCCAAGAGGAAGGTGTCTAAGGAGATGGGTGCGAAG CTCGCAAAGGATGATGGGATCCGGTTCTTTGAGACGAGTGCAAAGTCAAGTATCAACGTTGAGGAG TCCTTCACTGCTCTGGCTCGAGATATTTTGACGAAATATAGCACAAAGCAG gGCTTATCAGGCCGTGAGGTCAAACTCACCAGCACCACTCCGGGGAAAAAGTCATCCAAATGTCTTCTTTTGTAA